DNA sequence from the Longimicrobium sp. genome:
GGCGTCACCATTTCCGTCACGGCACGGCGCACCAGCCCCTTGGCGAGGGCGGGGTCTTCCACCTGGTCGCAAATGGCCACGCGCTTGCCGAAGCCCACGAGGCGACGCAGGTAGTTTTCCAGCGCGTGCACGGGAATTCCGGCCAGCGGGGCCTTGCTGCTGCCGTTGTTGCGCGAGGTGAGCGTCAGGCCCAGGAGCTTGGAACCCTCGACGGCGTCCTCGTTGAAGAGCTCGTAGAAGTCGCCGACGCGAAAGAAGATCAGCGCGTCCGGGTGGCGCGCCTTGACCTCGCGCCACTGCTGCATCAGCGGTGTATCGTCGGACGCCATCTCTGGGGATGCCGATGGAAAGAGCGGGCGCGTGCGGCCCGTGAAACCACGCCGAGAAGGCTGAAAATGTACGCATGGAGCGCAGGCCCGGCAACAGGATGCTTTCCGCCACCGCGCGTACAAGAAAGGGCGGCGAACCCTTGCCCCGGGCGGCTCCCTCCGGCATCATCACGCCCCGGCACCAAACGTTTCTCCGCCACGACGCTGGCCCCCCTCAACCGAATCCACCATGCGCAGACCCGCTCTTCTCCTCGGCCTGGCCCTGGTACTGGGCACGCTGGCCGCGTGCAGCGCCGGCCCCGCGCCGCGCACCACCCTTGCGGCGGCGCCCGATTCGGCCGGCGCGGCGGCGGCGGCGCGTGGGTTCCTGGCGGCGTTCGACTCCTTGAACTGGGAACCGTTCCGGGCCTACCTGGCGGACGACATCACGATGTTCTTTCCGTTTCCCGACGCACCCGCCCGGCACGACGGGCGGGACGCCGTGGAGGCGCGCTTCCGCCCGTTCTTCGAGCAGGGGCGTGTGCGCCTGCGGGAGAGCGGGCGCACGCGGCAGGGGCTGGCGCCCAGGGACATGCACGTGCAGATGCTGGGCGCCGACGCGGCGGCCGTGAGCTTTCACCTGGGTGGAGAACGGCCGGCGCGCCGCTCTCTGGTGTTCCGCCGCACCGCTGACGGTGCGTGGAAGCTGGCCCATTGGCACGCATCGCCGCCCCCCGCCCAGCCGGCCCCGGCTCCGGCCCCGTCCGGCGCTTCCCCATCGCCATAAACCGTGTTTTTGACACGCCCCGAGGCCGGGCTTACATTGCCGGGTCTTTTGGACGCCGACACACGGAACAGCTTTGCCCAACGGGATTTGACATATGGAACTTCGTGAGTTCTTCACGGAAGACGCGATCAACCTGGACCTGCAGGGCTCGTCCAAGGACGAGATCCTGAAGGAGCTGATCGGTCTTCTGGGGCTGGACGAAAAGGCGCAGGGAATCCTTTTCAAGATGCTGAAGCGGCGCGAGAACCTGGGCTCCACCGGCATCGGCAAGGGGATCGCCATCCCGCACTGCCGCTCGCTGGTGGTCAACCGGCTTCGCG
Encoded proteins:
- a CDS encoding nuclear transport factor 2 family protein: MRRPALLLGLALVLGTLAACSAGPAPRTTLAAAPDSAGAAAAARGFLAAFDSLNWEPFRAYLADDITMFFPFPDAPARHDGRDAVEARFRPFFEQGRVRLRESGRTRQGLAPRDMHVQMLGADAAAVSFHLGGERPARRSLVFRRTADGAWKLAHWHASPPPAQPAPAPAPSGASPSP
- a CDS encoding PTS sugar transporter subunit IIA; this translates as MELREFFTEDAINLDLQGSSKDEILKELIGLLGLDEKAQGILFKMLKRRENLGSTGIGKGIAIPHCRSLVVNRLRVAFGRRNEGVDFKAIDDSPVQYFFLIVAPPLEVSNQYLPVLGKIAGFVKEADVPGRLSEVQTPREFLALLEEKAA